Proteins from one Cicer arietinum cultivar CDC Frontier isolate Library 1 chromosome 3, Cicar.CDCFrontier_v2.0, whole genome shotgun sequence genomic window:
- the LOC140919735 gene encoding secreted RxLR effector protein 161-like encodes MNESKIMSTSMYPSSSLEKDVNGNLVLEKEYRGMIGSLLYLTTSMPDIVFAVGLGARFQSTPKETHLTAVTQIFRYLVGTNNLGLWYIKSSLFHLIAYCDADYAGDKIERKSTSGACQFLGEALISWSCRKQNTIALSTIEAEYVSTANCCSQVLWIKNQLEDFYVSYLSIPFYCDNTSAILLSKNPIQHSRSKDIEIKHHFIRDHVNNKGIELIFIDTQNQLPDIFTKL; translated from the coding sequence atgaatgaatcaaaaatTATGTCTACTTCCATGTATCCATCATCTTCATTAGAAAAAGATGTAAATGGAAACTTGGTTTTAGAAAAGGAATATAGAGGAATGATTGGTTCTTTGCTTTATTTAACTACTAGTATGCCTGATATAGTATTCGCAGTAGGATTAGGTGCTAGATTTCAATCAACACCAAAGGAAACTCATTTGACAGCAGTAACAcaaatttttagatatcttgttggaactaataatcttggcctttggtataTAAAAAGTTCTCTTTTTCATCTTATAGCTTATTGCGACGCTGATTACgctggagataaaattgaaagaaagagcACTAGTGGAGCATGCCAGTTCTTAGGTGAAGCATTGATAAGTTGGTCTTgtagaaaacaaaacacaatagcCTTATCAACCattgaagctgaatatgtctcaaCAGCAAATTGTTGCTCACAAGTtctttggattaaaaatcaacttgaagacttctATGTAAGTTACTTAAGCATTCCATTTtactgtgataatactagtgcaatCCTTTTATCTAAAAATCCAATACAGCACTCTAGATCAAAAGATATTGAAATAAAGCATcattttattcgtgatcatgttAACAATAAAGGtattgaattaatctttattgatactcaaaatcagcTTCCTGACATTTTCACAAAGCTCTAG